A single region of the Rathayibacter rathayi genome encodes:
- the gcvP gene encoding aminomethyl-transferring glycine dehydrogenase — translation MAATGTPGAFESRHIGTDADAQRTMLAALGYDSVEALVTAAVPESIQVRDLARVLPAPATETEALAELRALAARNTVRRPMIGLGYYGTHTPAVIKRNVLENPSWYTAYTPYQPEISQGRLEALITFQTMVSDLTGLDTAGASMLDEGTAVVEAMLLARRASKARTTVFVVDSDALPQTLALLRGRAEAVGIRIVELPLSRTAAQEVPECFGALVQYPGASGHLWDPSAVLAAVKAHGGLAVVAADLLALTLVRSPGELGADVAVGTTQRFGVPLGFGGPHAGYLAVRTGLERQLPGRLVGVSQDADGHPAYRLSLQAREQHIRREKATSNMCTAQVLLAVMAAMYAVYHGPDGLAAIAERVHGRAALLARLLLDRGHSLRHADFFDTVAVVVPGGAEAAVARAREAGFDVRLVDADTVAVSVDETVTDLEVIAVATAIGQLDSSFGFLGGSARSIPVELDRRTPFLVHPVFSSHRSETSMMRYLKRLADSDYALDRGMIPLGSCTMKLNAATEMEAVSWPEFAGLHPFAPEADVQGSLALIDQLEGWLAHLTGYDSVSLQPNAGSQGELAGLLAIRGWHRSNGDADRTVCLIPSSAHGTNAASAVLAGMRVVVVACDEFGNVDLDDLRAKIAEHTGSLAALMITYPSTHGVYEHEVAEICRLVHEAGGQVYVDGANLNALLGFARFGDFGGDVSHLNLHKTFCIPHGGGGPGVGPVAAKAHLAPFLPGHPLAQRLEHGVGQQGERIVHGGAPVSAAPYGSPGILPISWAYARMMGEEGLRAATGAAVLSANYVASRLREHYPVLYTGENGLVAHECILDIRPLTAATGVSVDDVAKRLVDYGFHAPTMSFPVAGTLMVEPTESEDLAEIDRFIDAMIGIKAEADRVGAGEWPVDDNPLRGAPHTAECLVAEEWTHPYTREEAVYPVRSLVRGKYWPPVRRIDQAYGDRNLVCACPPIEAFA, via the coding sequence ATGGCGGCCACCGGGACCCCCGGCGCCTTCGAGTCCCGTCACATCGGGACCGACGCCGACGCCCAGCGCACCATGCTCGCGGCCCTCGGCTACGACTCCGTCGAGGCGCTCGTCACTGCGGCCGTCCCCGAGTCGATCCAGGTCCGCGACCTCGCTCGGGTGCTGCCGGCTCCGGCCACCGAGACTGAGGCGCTCGCCGAGCTGCGCGCCCTCGCGGCGCGGAACACCGTCCGCCGCCCGATGATCGGTCTCGGCTACTACGGCACGCACACCCCCGCCGTGATCAAGCGGAACGTGCTCGAGAACCCCAGCTGGTACACGGCCTACACGCCCTACCAGCCCGAGATCTCGCAAGGGCGCCTGGAGGCGCTGATCACCTTCCAGACGATGGTCTCCGACCTCACCGGCCTCGACACCGCGGGTGCGTCGATGCTCGACGAGGGCACCGCCGTCGTCGAGGCGATGCTGCTGGCCCGCCGCGCCTCGAAGGCGCGCACCACTGTCTTCGTCGTCGACTCCGACGCCCTCCCGCAGACGCTCGCGCTCCTGCGCGGCCGGGCGGAAGCGGTCGGCATCCGCATCGTCGAGCTGCCGCTCTCGCGCACCGCCGCGCAGGAGGTGCCGGAGTGCTTCGGCGCCCTCGTGCAGTACCCGGGCGCCTCGGGCCACCTGTGGGACCCGTCGGCCGTCCTCGCCGCGGTCAAGGCGCACGGCGGCCTGGCCGTTGTGGCCGCCGACCTGCTCGCGCTCACCCTCGTCCGCTCGCCGGGCGAACTCGGCGCCGACGTCGCGGTCGGCACGACGCAGCGTTTCGGCGTCCCGCTGGGCTTCGGCGGACCGCACGCGGGATACCTCGCCGTCCGCACGGGACTCGAGCGCCAGCTGCCCGGCCGCCTCGTCGGCGTCAGCCAGGACGCGGACGGCCACCCCGCCTACCGCCTGTCCCTGCAGGCCCGCGAGCAGCACATCCGCCGCGAGAAGGCGACCTCCAACATGTGCACCGCTCAGGTCCTCCTGGCCGTGATGGCGGCGATGTACGCGGTCTACCACGGGCCGGACGGGCTCGCCGCGATCGCCGAGCGCGTGCACGGCCGGGCCGCGCTGCTCGCCCGCCTGCTCCTCGATCGCGGCCACTCCCTCCGGCACGCCGACTTCTTCGACACCGTCGCGGTCGTCGTCCCGGGCGGGGCGGAGGCGGCGGTCGCGCGCGCCCGCGAGGCCGGCTTCGACGTGCGGCTGGTCGACGCCGACACGGTCGCGGTCTCGGTCGACGAGACGGTCACCGACCTCGAGGTGATCGCCGTCGCGACCGCCATCGGGCAGTTGGACTCGTCGTTCGGCTTCCTCGGCGGTTCGGCGCGGAGCATCCCCGTCGAGCTCGACCGGCGGACGCCCTTCCTTGTGCACCCCGTCTTCAGCAGCCACCGCAGCGAGACGTCGATGATGCGCTACCTCAAGCGCCTCGCCGACTCTGACTACGCCCTCGACCGGGGCATGATCCCGCTCGGCTCCTGCACCATGAAGCTCAACGCCGCCACCGAGATGGAGGCGGTCAGCTGGCCCGAGTTCGCCGGCCTGCACCCGTTCGCTCCCGAGGCCGACGTGCAGGGCTCGCTCGCGCTGATCGACCAGCTGGAGGGATGGCTCGCCCACCTCACCGGCTACGACTCCGTGTCACTCCAGCCCAACGCCGGCTCGCAGGGCGAGCTCGCCGGCCTCCTGGCGATCCGCGGCTGGCACCGCTCGAACGGCGACGCCGACCGCACCGTCTGCCTGATCCCCTCCAGCGCGCACGGCACCAACGCCGCGAGTGCGGTCCTCGCGGGCATGCGGGTCGTGGTCGTCGCGTGCGACGAGTTCGGCAACGTCGACCTTGACGACCTGCGCGCGAAGATCGCCGAGCACACGGGGTCCCTCGCCGCGCTGATGATCACCTATCCGTCCACGCACGGCGTCTACGAGCACGAGGTCGCCGAGATCTGCCGCCTCGTCCACGAGGCCGGCGGCCAGGTGTACGTGGACGGCGCGAACCTCAACGCCCTCCTCGGCTTCGCCCGCTTCGGCGACTTCGGCGGCGACGTCTCGCACCTTAACCTGCACAAGACCTTCTGCATCCCGCACGGCGGAGGCGGCCCCGGCGTCGGTCCCGTCGCCGCCAAGGCGCACCTCGCCCCGTTCCTGCCCGGGCACCCGCTCGCACAGCGGCTCGAGCACGGCGTCGGGCAGCAGGGCGAGCGGATCGTGCACGGCGGCGCGCCGGTGTCGGCGGCGCCCTACGGCAGCCCCGGCATCCTGCCGATCTCGTGGGCCTACGCCCGGATGATGGGAGAGGAGGGACTGCGGGCCGCGACCGGCGCCGCCGTTCTCTCCGCCAATTACGTGGCTTCGCGCCTCCGCGAGCACTACCCGGTGCTCTACACGGGCGAGAACGGCCTGGTCGCGCACGAGTGCATCCTCGACATCCGCCCGCTGACGGCGGCGACAGGAGTGAGCGTGGACGACGTCGCCAAGCGCCTCGTCGACTACGGCTTCCACGCGCCGACCATGAGCTTCCCGGTCGCGGGGACCCTGATGGTCGAGCCGACCGAGAGCGAGGACCTCGCCGAGATCGACCGCTTTATCGACGCGATGATCGGGATCAAAGCGGAGGCCGACCGCGTCGGCGCGGGGGAGTGGCCGGTGGACGACAATCCGCTGAGGGGCGCCCCGCACACCGCCGAGTGCCTGGTCGCCGAGGAGTGGACGCACCCGTACACCCGCGAGGAGGCCGTCTACCCGGTCCGCTCGCTTGTGCGCGGCAAGTACTGGCCGCCGGTCCGCCGGATCGACCAGGCCTACGGCGACCGCAACCTCGTCTGCGCCTGCCCGCCGATCGAGGCCTTCGCCTGA
- a CDS encoding ABC transporter permease, translating into MPNEFTGGAQKARRIDHFVAPLEETPIASVDAVSLDEKPSNLWTDAWRDLRKRPMFWISGVLILVVIAVALFPGLFTSVDPRQCALSFSNQGPGDGSLLGYTKQGCDVFSRIIHGTSTSLTVGLIVIVITTMSGVIGGALAGFFGGWVDTVIMRLGDIFFSIPYILAAVVIMSVFSEHRNVFVIALAIGAFAWPTTARVLRSEVLRVKQSDFVGAATATGLSRMAILFRHVLPNSIAPVIVVTTISLGAAITAEATLSFLGVGLPGSVMSWGNDISQAQRDLRTNPQTLIYPSIALTVTVLSFILLGESLRDALDPKARALR; encoded by the coding sequence ATGCCAAATGAGTTCACCGGCGGCGCGCAGAAGGCCCGCCGCATCGACCACTTCGTGGCGCCGCTCGAGGAGACGCCGATCGCGTCGGTCGACGCGGTCAGCCTCGACGAGAAGCCGAGCAACCTGTGGACCGATGCGTGGCGGGATCTGCGCAAGCGCCCGATGTTCTGGATCTCTGGCGTCCTGATCCTCGTCGTGATCGCGGTCGCGCTCTTCCCGGGCCTGTTCACCTCGGTGGACCCGCGGCAGTGCGCGCTTTCGTTCAGCAACCAGGGCCCCGGCGACGGCAGCCTGCTCGGCTATACCAAGCAGGGGTGCGACGTGTTCTCGCGGATCATCCACGGCACGTCCACCTCGCTGACCGTCGGCCTGATCGTGATCGTCATCACGACGATGTCCGGGGTCATCGGCGGTGCACTGGCCGGCTTCTTCGGCGGCTGGGTCGACACCGTGATCATGCGCCTGGGCGACATCTTTTTCTCGATCCCCTACATCCTCGCCGCGGTCGTCATCATGTCCGTGTTCTCCGAGCACCGGAACGTGTTCGTCATCGCCCTGGCGATCGGCGCGTTCGCGTGGCCGACGACGGCGCGTGTCCTGCGCTCCGAGGTTCTGCGCGTGAAGCAGTCCGACTTCGTCGGCGCCGCGACCGCGACCGGCCTCTCGCGCATGGCCATCCTGTTCCGGCACGTCCTGCCGAACTCGATCGCCCCCGTGATCGTGGTCACGACGATCTCGCTCGGTGCGGCCATCACCGCGGAAGCGACGCTGTCCTTCCTCGGCGTCGGCCTGCCCGGCTCCGTGATGTCCTGGGGCAATGACATCAGCCAGGCGCAGCGCGACCTGCGCACCAACCCGCAGACGTTGATCTATCCGTCGATTGCCCTGACGGTGACGGTGCTGAGCTTCATCCTCCTCGGCGAGTCGCTCCGCGACGCGCTCGACCCGAAGGCGAGGGCCCTCCGATGA
- a CDS encoding dipeptide ABC transporter ATP-binding protein, with amino-acid sequence MTATTPNPSHGPLLEVTDLEVGFQTGSGLVPALRGVSLTIEYGQTVAIVGESGSGKSTTAAAIIGLLPGTGQVTGGSVLFDGKDLAKATRTELEDIRGRRIGYVPQDPMSNLNPVWTVGFQVEETIKANGLASGRKEVRAKAIEVLQNAGLADAEKRLKQFPHQFSGGMRQRVLIGIGLAAAPQLLIADEPTSALDVTVQRRILDHLETLTKTDGTALLFITHDLGLAAERAEKLIVMYKGRIVESGASVEVLQNPQHPYTQRLIAAAPSLASRRIQSTAGQATQTIPGESAAVREVDLVGAGAAHHGGAVVSGAPMIEVDGLTKVFKIRRGGLKAEDFTAVDDVSFSIPKGTTTALVGESGSGKSTIARLVLGLETATSGAISIAGRRTEKLKGREMLALRRSMQPVFQDPYGSLDPLYNIGNTISEPLRVHKVGDRSSQRERVLELLDQVSLPRVIASRYPNELSGGQRQRVAIARALALKPEIVVLDEAVSALDVLVQAQILRLLADLQAELGLTYLFITHDLAVVRVIADDVCVMQKGRIVEHAPTDTVFDSPQQEYTRELLDAIPGAGIEFAV; translated from the coding sequence ATGACCGCGACGACACCAAATCCTTCGCACGGGCCCCTGCTCGAGGTCACCGACCTCGAGGTCGGCTTCCAGACCGGCAGCGGCCTGGTCCCCGCCCTGCGCGGCGTGAGCCTCACGATCGAGTACGGCCAGACCGTCGCGATCGTGGGGGAGTCGGGCTCTGGCAAATCGACGACCGCCGCCGCGATCATCGGCCTGCTCCCCGGCACCGGTCAGGTGACCGGCGGCTCCGTGCTGTTCGACGGTAAGGACCTCGCGAAGGCGACGAGGACCGAGCTGGAGGACATCCGCGGCCGTCGCATCGGCTACGTGCCGCAGGACCCGATGTCCAACCTCAACCCAGTATGGACCGTCGGCTTCCAGGTCGAGGAGACGATCAAGGCCAACGGCCTCGCGAGCGGCCGCAAGGAGGTGCGCGCTAAGGCGATCGAGGTCCTGCAGAACGCGGGTCTCGCAGACGCCGAGAAGCGGCTCAAGCAGTTCCCGCACCAGTTCTCCGGAGGCATGCGCCAGCGAGTGCTGATCGGCATCGGCCTGGCCGCGGCCCCGCAGCTGCTGATCGCGGACGAGCCCACCTCGGCGCTCGACGTCACGGTGCAGCGCCGCATCCTCGACCATCTCGAGACGCTGACGAAGACCGACGGCACCGCTCTGCTCTTCATCACGCACGACCTGGGTCTGGCCGCCGAGCGCGCCGAGAAGCTCATCGTCATGTACAAGGGGCGCATCGTCGAGTCCGGCGCCTCGGTGGAGGTGCTGCAGAACCCGCAGCACCCCTACACGCAGCGCCTGATCGCGGCGGCGCCGAGCCTCGCGTCGCGCCGGATCCAGTCCACGGCTGGTCAGGCCACGCAGACGATCCCCGGTGAGTCGGCGGCGGTCCGGGAGGTCGACCTAGTCGGCGCGGGTGCCGCGCACCACGGCGGCGCTGTCGTGTCGGGTGCCCCGATGATCGAGGTCGACGGCCTGACCAAGGTCTTCAAGATCCGTCGCGGCGGGTTGAAGGCCGAGGACTTCACGGCCGTCGATGACGTGTCGTTTTCGATCCCGAAGGGCACCACCACGGCGCTGGTCGGCGAGTCCGGCTCGGGCAAGTCGACCATCGCCCGCCTCGTGCTGGGGCTCGAGACGGCGACGTCCGGAGCGATCTCGATCGCCGGCCGCCGGACCGAGAAGCTCAAGGGCCGCGAGATGCTGGCGCTGCGTCGCTCGATGCAGCCGGTGTTCCAGGATCCGTACGGCTCGCTCGACCCGCTGTATAACATCGGCAACACCATCTCGGAGCCGCTGCGGGTGCACAAGGTCGGCGACCGGAGCTCGCAGCGCGAGCGGGTCCTCGAGCTGCTCGATCAGGTGTCCCTCCCGCGCGTGATCGCGAGCCGGTACCCGAACGAACTCTCCGGCGGTCAGCGCCAGCGCGTGGCGATTGCCCGCGCGCTCGCGCTGAAGCCGGAGATCGTGGTGCTCGACGAAGCGGTGTCGGCCCTGGACGTCCTCGTCCAAGCGCAGATCCTCCGCCTCCTCGCCGATCTTCAGGCGGAGCTCGGGCTCACCTACCTGTTCATCACGCACGACCTGGCGGTGGTCCGCGTGATCGCCGACGACGTCTGTGTGATGCAGAAGGGTCGAATCGTCGAGCACGCCCCGACGGACACCGTGTTCGACTCGCCGCAGCAGGAGTACACCCGCGAGCTGCTCGACGCCATCCCGGGCGCCGGCATCGAGTTCGCGGTCTGA
- a CDS encoding type IV toxin-antitoxin system AbiEi family antitoxin domain-containing protein, with product MERVVEVLAGLGGVATTAQLLRSGISARTVRDAVECGAVLRLRRGWFALPSVALDERRAVAAGGVLSCASALASRGLWVLDTEQLHVAVPPHSSERRGGNGVLLHWREWEGCGSETPSLDGLRSSLLHLLACVDGEDALMSFDSAVNSGAIDLDDLFALRSRAPAAKRWVFDEVEPGAQSGLETRVRRCGRRLRVRVRSQAAVPRVGRVDVILGERLVFEPDGRAFHSGSHQLEEDYRRSLELAAQGYLCIRLSTRQIVGSWSETEAVIRGLVRRKGHLWSIRRPGERSSPRSDRCCGLSSSPFALADLGFGRRSLT from the coding sequence ATGGAACGTGTTGTCGAGGTGCTCGCAGGACTCGGCGGGGTCGCCACGACCGCGCAACTCCTCCGCTCCGGGATTTCGGCGCGGACGGTTCGCGACGCCGTGGAGTGCGGTGCTGTCCTGAGACTGCGCCGAGGGTGGTTCGCCCTGCCGAGCGTTGCGCTGGATGAGCGCCGTGCCGTCGCCGCGGGAGGCGTGCTCAGCTGCGCGTCAGCCCTCGCCTCCCGAGGCCTCTGGGTCCTCGACACCGAACAGCTCCACGTCGCCGTCCCGCCCCACTCGTCCGAGCGTCGGGGCGGGAACGGCGTCCTGCTGCACTGGCGCGAGTGGGAGGGGTGCGGGAGCGAGACGCCCTCGCTCGACGGGCTGCGTTCCTCGCTTCTCCATCTGCTCGCCTGCGTCGATGGGGAGGACGCCCTGATGAGCTTCGACAGCGCTGTGAACTCCGGCGCTATCGACCTCGACGATCTCTTCGCACTGCGCTCTCGTGCTCCGGCGGCGAAGCGGTGGGTCTTCGATGAAGTGGAGCCCGGGGCCCAGTCTGGGCTTGAGACGCGGGTGCGCCGGTGCGGTCGTCGGCTGCGGGTCCGGGTGCGGTCGCAGGCGGCCGTCCCGCGGGTCGGACGGGTCGATGTCATCCTCGGAGAGCGGCTCGTGTTCGAGCCGGACGGCCGCGCTTTTCACTCGGGTTCCCACCAGCTCGAGGAGGACTACCGGCGCAGTCTCGAGCTGGCTGCGCAGGGGTACCTCTGCATCCGGCTCTCGACGCGTCAGATCGTCGGTTCCTGGAGCGAGACTGAAGCGGTGATCCGAGGCCTCGTCCGGCGCAAGGGGCACCTGTGGTCGATCCGCCGGCCTGGAGAACGTTCGTCACCGAGGTCAGATCGGTGTTGCGGGCTATCGAGCAGCCCGTTCGCGCTTGCTGACCTCGGTTTCGGACGGCGCAGCCTCACGTAG
- a CDS encoding peptide ABC transporter substrate-binding protein codes for MNIRRYGFGALALVAASTLVLAGCSSSNDTGGGASGGDAAAIISTNGSEPQNPLVPTNTNETGGGKILGEIFAGLVYYDAKGAPKNDVAESIKSSDAQNYTITIKSGLTFTNGDPVTSSSFIDAWNYGAKLSNNQISSSFFSNIEGFSDTEDSELTGLKVVDDTSFTVALKTPQSDFPISLGYSAFYPLPAVAFDDLAAFGQNPIGNGPYKLAGDNAWQHDVQIELAKNEDYTGPRKVQNGGLKIVFYASQDASYADLLAGNVDVIDQIPDSAFGTFESDLGDRAVNQPSAVFQSFTIPERLAHFGGEEGKLRRQAISMSFDRKEITDVIFEGTRTPASDFTSPVIDGYSDALSGADVLAYNPDEAKALWAQADAISPWDGTFKIAYNADGGHQGWVDAVTNSIKNTLGIDAEGDAYPTFAEARTKIVDRSIATAFRTGWQADYPSLNNFLGPLYVTGGSSNDGDYSNPEFDALVQQGLSNADASAANATFQQAQEILLQDLPSLPLWYANVTGGFSENVSNVEFGWNSVPLYYEITKN; via the coding sequence GTGAATATCAGACGTTACGGATTCGGGGCTCTGGCGCTCGTCGCCGCGAGCACGCTGGTCCTGGCCGGCTGCAGCAGCTCGAACGACACGGGCGGGGGTGCATCGGGAGGCGACGCCGCCGCGATCATATCCACCAACGGCTCCGAGCCCCAGAACCCGCTGGTCCCGACAAACACCAACGAGACTGGTGGTGGCAAGATCCTCGGCGAGATCTTCGCGGGCCTGGTCTACTATGACGCCAAGGGCGCCCCCAAGAACGACGTCGCCGAGTCCATCAAATCCAGCGACGCGCAGAACTACACCATCACGATCAAGTCGGGCCTGACCTTCACCAACGGCGACCCGGTCACCTCCAGCTCGTTCATCGACGCCTGGAACTACGGCGCCAAGCTCTCGAACAATCAGATCAGCTCCTCGTTCTTCTCGAACATCGAGGGCTTCAGCGACACCGAGGACAGCGAGCTGACCGGTCTGAAGGTCGTCGATGACACCTCGTTCACGGTGGCGCTGAAGACCCCGCAGTCGGACTTCCCGATCAGCCTCGGCTACTCGGCGTTCTACCCGCTCCCCGCCGTCGCGTTCGACGACCTGGCCGCGTTCGGCCAGAACCCGATCGGCAACGGCCCCTACAAGCTGGCCGGGGACAACGCCTGGCAGCACGACGTTCAAATCGAGCTGGCCAAGAACGAGGACTACACCGGTCCCCGCAAGGTCCAGAACGGCGGACTGAAGATCGTCTTCTACGCCAGCCAGGACGCCTCCTACGCCGACCTGCTCGCCGGCAACGTGGACGTCATCGACCAGATCCCGGACTCCGCCTTCGGCACCTTCGAAAGTGACCTCGGCGACCGCGCCGTGAACCAGCCCTCGGCCGTGTTCCAGTCGTTCACCATCCCGGAGCGTCTCGCGCACTTCGGCGGAGAGGAGGGCAAGCTCCGCCGCCAGGCCATCTCGATGTCCTTCGACCGCAAGGAGATCACCGACGTGATCTTCGAGGGCACCCGCACCCCCGCCTCCGACTTCACCTCCCCGGTGATCGACGGTTACAGCGACGCCCTCTCCGGCGCCGATGTGCTCGCGTACAACCCCGACGAGGCCAAGGCGCTGTGGGCACAGGCCGACGCGATCAGCCCCTGGGACGGCACCTTCAAGATCGCGTACAACGCCGACGGCGGCCACCAGGGCTGGGTCGACGCGGTGACCAACTCGATCAAGAACACGCTGGGCATCGACGCTGAGGGCGACGCGTACCCGACCTTCGCCGAGGCGCGCACCAAGATCGTCGATCGTTCGATCGCGACCGCGTTCCGCACCGGATGGCAGGCCGACTACCCGAGCCTGAACAATTTCCTCGGCCCCCTGTACGTGACCGGCGGCTCCTCCAACGACGGCGACTACTCGAACCCCGAGTTCGATGCGCTCGTCCAGCAGGGCCTGTCGAACGCCGACGCCAGCGCTGCGAACGCGACGTTCCAGCAGGCGCAGGAGATCCTCCTCCAGGACCTCCCCTCGCTGCCCCTGTGGTACGCGAACGTGACCGGTGGCTTCAGCGAGAACGTGTCGAACGTCGAGTTCGGCTGGAACTCGGTGCCGCTCTACTACGAGATCACTAAGAACTAA
- a CDS encoding CPBP family intramembrane glutamic endopeptidase, whose protein sequence is MSTDLSRSGRPFRRLRIEIVLVLGLSLGASAVYSIVSITNRLTRPTALGDQTATINGALSDRPVFDLVYQLLALFFDLVPVALCAFLLWQSTGRPLGRLGLDLRRPLADLRTGTILAVTIGAPGIGLYVLGRALGITVAVNAAPEDWRWYTVPVLVLSAIRAGVQEEVIVIGYLYARLGDLGWGRWQILVTSALLRGSYHLYQGIGPFIGNVVMGVVFGLFYQRFGRTLPLVIAHSIIDIVSFVGYPLAVVLWPELFAPPARST, encoded by the coding sequence GTGTCCACCGACCTGTCAAGATCCGGACGGCCTTTTCGTCGACTACGTATCGAAATCGTGCTCGTGCTCGGACTCTCGCTCGGCGCCTCCGCGGTGTATTCGATCGTGTCGATCACGAACCGGCTGACCCGCCCCACGGCCCTCGGCGATCAGACGGCGACAATCAACGGCGCGCTCAGCGACCGTCCGGTCTTCGACCTCGTCTACCAGCTGCTCGCCCTCTTCTTCGACCTGGTGCCCGTCGCCCTCTGCGCGTTCCTGCTCTGGCAGAGCACGGGACGACCGCTCGGCCGCCTCGGCCTCGACCTGCGCCGACCCCTCGCGGACCTTCGCACCGGCACGATCCTGGCGGTGACGATCGGTGCTCCGGGCATTGGGCTCTATGTGCTCGGGCGGGCGCTGGGGATCACCGTGGCGGTCAACGCAGCGCCGGAGGACTGGCGGTGGTACACGGTTCCGGTGCTCGTGCTCTCCGCGATCCGGGCGGGAGTGCAGGAGGAAGTCATCGTGATCGGCTACCTCTACGCCCGCCTCGGCGATCTGGGCTGGGGGCGGTGGCAGATCCTGGTGACCAGCGCGCTGCTGCGGGGCAGCTACCACCTGTACCAGGGCATCGGCCCTTTCATCGGGAACGTGGTCATGGGGGTTGTCTTCGGCCTCTTCTACCAGCGCTTCGGGCGGACGCTGCCGCTGGTGATCGCCCACTCGATCATCGACATCGTCTCGTTCGTCGGGTACCCACTGGCGGTCGTGCTCTGGCCCGAGCTGTTTGCGCCGCCCGCTCGGTCTACGTGA
- a CDS encoding ABC transporter permease, which yields MLAYIVRRILQAVPVLIGTTFLIYFMVFSMPGNPLLSLFGDKTPSPALLARLEEQYHLNEPFFVQYLYYLGGVVRGDFGISFSGQSVNEILARTFPVTLTLAMMAIIIEIVLALTIGLISGLRKGSFFDASALVVSLLLVSVPIFVLCFIAQSFFAIQLGWFPPTVGADASFQRLLLPAIVLALFVVASAIRLTRGSVIETAGSDFVRTAYSKGLSRRRVIPVHVLRNSLIPVTTQFGADFGLLIVGATVTEGIFNVPGVGNTLYQAIIRGERPTVVSFVTVMVLFYLVVNILVDLLYAVLDPRIRYAK from the coding sequence ATGCTCGCCTACATCGTCCGACGCATCCTGCAAGCCGTCCCCGTGCTCATCGGCACCACGTTCCTCATCTACTTCATGGTCTTTTCCATGCCGGGGAACCCGCTCCTGTCGCTCTTCGGCGACAAGACGCCGAGCCCCGCGCTCCTCGCCCGCCTCGAGGAGCAGTACCACCTGAACGAGCCTTTCTTCGTGCAGTACCTGTACTACCTGGGAGGCGTCGTCCGCGGCGACTTCGGCATCTCGTTCTCGGGTCAGTCCGTCAACGAGATCCTCGCCCGCACCTTCCCGGTCACTCTGACGCTGGCGATGATGGCGATCATCATCGAGATCGTTCTCGCGCTGACCATTGGCCTCATCAGTGGTCTGCGCAAGGGCAGCTTCTTCGACGCGAGTGCGCTGGTCGTCAGCCTCCTTCTCGTCTCGGTGCCGATCTTCGTGCTCTGCTTCATCGCGCAGTCGTTCTTCGCGATCCAGCTGGGGTGGTTCCCTCCGACCGTCGGAGCCGACGCGTCGTTCCAGAGGCTGCTACTGCCCGCGATCGTGCTGGCCCTGTTCGTGGTCGCCTCGGCTATCCGCCTCACGCGCGGCTCGGTCATCGAGACGGCCGGCTCGGACTTCGTGCGCACCGCGTACAGCAAGGGGCTCTCGCGACGCCGCGTCATCCCCGTGCACGTCCTGCGCAACTCGCTCATCCCGGTCACCACGCAGTTCGGAGCCGACTTCGGCCTCCTGATCGTCGGCGCGACCGTGACCGAGGGCATCTTCAACGTTCCCGGAGTCGGGAACACGCTCTACCAGGCGATCATCCGAGGGGAGCGACCGACCGTCGTCTCCTTCGTCACGGTCATGGTGCTGTTCTACCTCGTGGTGAACATCCTCGTCGACCTGCTCTACGCCGTACTCGACCCGAGGATCCGCTATGCCAAATGA
- the gcvH gene encoding glycine cleavage system protein GcvH: MAVPSDLQYTSDHEWIRIDGATATVGITAYAADKLGDVVFVELPEAGSRVEGGSVVGEIESTKSVGELFAPVDGEVLEANTAVVDSPELVNSDPFGEGWLIRIRFEALPDGLLDAAAYTELVGE, translated from the coding sequence ATGGCTGTGCCCTCCGACCTGCAGTACACCTCCGACCACGAGTGGATCCGCATCGACGGAGCCACCGCGACCGTCGGCATCACCGCCTACGCGGCCGACAAGCTGGGCGACGTCGTCTTCGTCGAACTCCCCGAGGCAGGCTCCCGCGTCGAGGGCGGCAGCGTCGTCGGCGAGATCGAGTCAACGAAGTCGGTGGGCGAGCTGTTCGCGCCCGTCGACGGCGAGGTCCTCGAGGCCAACACGGCCGTCGTCGACAGCCCCGAACTAGTCAACTCTGACCCGTTCGGCGAGGGCTGGCTGATCCGGATCCGCTTCGAGGCCCTGCCCGACGGCCTGCTCGACGCCGCGGCCTACACCGAGCTGGTCGGCGAGTAG